The nucleotide window CCTGCTTGCCTCGCAGCTGGGTAACTCTGAAGCGCTGGTGGTGAAAAAAAGCATCAGCAGCCCGAAGGATCTGATCGGTAAACGCATCGCGGTACCTTTCATCTCCACGACCCACTACAGCCTTCTTTCCGCCCTCAAGCACTGGGGGATCCGTCCCGATCAGCTGCAAATCGTTAACCTGCAACCGCCCGCCATTATTGCTGCCTGGCAACGGGGCGATATTGATGGCGCCTACGTCTGGGCGCCAGCAGTGAATGAGCTGGAGAAAGAGGGCACTGTGCTCACCGACTCGGCGCAGGTGGGTAAGTGGGGCTCCCCAACGCTGGATGTCTGGGTGGTGCGAAAAGATTTCGCCGAAAAGCATCCTGATGTGGTGACCGCCTTCGCCCGCAGCGCGCTGGCCGCGCAGAAAGGCTATCTCGATAATCCGGAACAGTGGCTGAAAGAGGAGGGCAACCTCAGCAAGCTCTCGCGTTTAAGCGGCGTGCCTGAACAGCAGATCCCGGGCCTGGTGAAAGGGAATACCTACCTTACCGCGCAGCAGCAGGTTGAACAGCTTGGCAAGCCGGTGGATCGGGCCATTATCGATACCGCCAGATTCCTCAAAGAGCAGGGCAAGGTGCCGCAGGCCGCCAGTGATTACAGCGCCTATGTCACCGACCGCTTCGTCAAACCTCTTGCCGAATAAAGGGAGTCTCTATGCTGAGGGTATCCAATCTTACGGCTCGCTACGGCGGTCAACTCGCCTTACAGGATATTAACCTGACCATTGAGCCAGGTGAGCTGCTGGTGGTGCTGGGACCGTCAGGCTGCGGCAAAACCACCCTGCTGAATCTTATTGCGGGATTTTTGCCCGCCGTGTCGGGCAGTATCACGCTGGATGGCAAAGTAGTGACCGGTCCTGGCGCAGAGCGCGGGGTGGTGTTCCAGCATGAAGGCTTGCTGCCGTGGCGTAACGTGCTGGATAACGTGGCGCTGGGCTTACAGCTTGCCGGAGTGGCGAAGCCGCAGCGTCGTGACATTGCCCGCCAGATGCTGAAGAAAGTTGGCCTTGAAGGCGCGGAAAAACGCTTTATCTGGCAGCTTTCTGGCGGCATGCGCCAGCGTGTCGGTATCGCCCGGGCGCTGGCGGCCAACCCTCAACTGCTGCTGTTGGATGAACCGTTCGGCGCTCTGGATGCGTTTACCCGTGAGCAGATGCAGGAACTGCTGCTGAATCTCTGGCGCGAAAGCGGCAAGCAGGTGTTGCTGATTACGCACGATATTGAAGAAGCAGTGTTCCTGGCAAGCACGCTGATCCTGCTCTCTACCGGGCCGGGCAGGGTGACTGAACGCCTGTCGCTCGATTTTGGCCGACGCTACGCTGCGGGAGAATCGTGCCGCAGCATCAAGTCCGACCCCGCTTTTATCGAAAAACGTGAATATGTCCTGAGTCAGGTCTTCCAGCAGCGCGAGGTCTTCTCATGAGTTTATTATCAACCGAAAAACCGCTGCCTCGCCGCGTGCGCTTGAGCTGGCCTTTCAGTCGTCAGATCACGCTTAGCGCAGCGACACTGCTGGTAGTGCTGGCCATCTGGTGGGCCGTGACCGCGCTGAAGCTGATTGCGCCACTGTTTTTACCTGCGCCTTATCAGGTGTTCCATCAGCTGCTCACCATCGCCAGCGCACAAGGGTTTATGGATGCGACGCTTTGGCAGCATCTGGCAGCCAGCCTGACCCGCATCGTGATTGCCCTGCTGGCCGCCGTGGTTATTGGCGTGCCGGTTGGCATTCTGATGGGGTTGAATGAGACGGCACGCGGCATTCTCGACCCGCTTATTGAGCTTTACCGCCCGGTGCCGCCGCTGGCCTATCTGCCGCTGATGGTTATCTGGTTCGGCATCGGCGAAACCTCCAAAATTCTGCTGATCTATCTGGCTATTTTTGCGCCGGTTGCGCTCTCTGCGGTGGCTGGCGTTAAAAGCGCCCAGCAGGTTCGCATCCGTGCGGCTCAGGCGCTGGGCGGCAGCCGCTGGCAGGTGCTCTGGTATGTGATTTTACCCGGTGCGCTGCCGGAGATTTTAACCGGGGTGCGCATCGGGCTTGGCGTTGGCTGGTCCACGCTGGTGGCCGCAGAGCTGATTGCCGCCACGCGTGGGCTCGGTTTTATGGTGCAGTCCGCCGGAGAGTTTCTCGCCACCGACGTGGTACTTGCAGGCATCGCCGTTATCGCCCTGATCGCTTTCACTCTTGAGGTGGGGCTGCGCGCCCTGCAACGCCGTTTAACCCCCTGGCATGGAGAACACGTATGAACGAACGTCTGACTATTAAAGCGCTGGGGCCGCATATCGGCGCCGAGGTTTCTGACATCACTCTGAGCCGTCCGCTGAGCGATGCGCAGTTTGAGCAGCTCTATCACGCGCTGATCCGCCATCAGGTTCTGTTCTTCCGCCATCAGCCGGTCACCCCGCAGCAGCAACGGGCGCTGGCTGCCCAGTTTGGCGATCTGCATATCCATCCTGTTTATCCTCACGCGCCAGGGGTGGAGGAGATCATCGTGCTGGACACCCACGATAACAATCCGCCGGACAATGATAACTGGCACACCGACGTGACCTTCATTGCCACGCCCCCAGCAGGCGCAATTCTGGCGGCGAAAAGGCTGCCGGAGTCGGGCGGGGATACGCTCTGGGCCAGCGGGATCGCCGCTTATGAAGCGTTGTCCGACTCGTTTAAAACGTTGCTGAGCGGCCTGCAGGCGGAGCACGATTTCACTAAATCATTTCAGGAGTTCAAACACCGCGGCAGTGAGGAAGAGCATGCGCGCTGGAAGCTGGCGGTAGAGAAAAATCCGCCGCTGCTGCATCCGGTCATTCGTACCCATCCGGTGAGCGGCAGGCAGGCGCTGTTTGTGAACGAAGGGTTCACCACGCGCATTGTGGGTATTCCACAGAAAGAGAGTGAAGCACTGCTGGGCTTCCTGTTTGCGCATATCACTAAGCCGGAATTTCAGGTGCGCTGGCGCTGGCAGGAGAATGATATTGCGATCTGGGATAACCGGGTGACGCAGCACTATGCCAATGCGGACTACATGCCGCAGCGGCGGATCATGCACCGGGCAACCATTCTGGGAGATAAGCCTTTCTGGCGTGGCTGAGGCTGTGCAGCAACCAGTCAGACCGCCGGGACAGGGAGAGAAGGAAGGCGGCTGAGCCGGTGCTCAGCCGCCTTTGGAGGCAGGATGCCGGGGCGTTGGCAGCCAGCCCGATGGTCAGGAAGCGAGCATGACCTCAAGCTGTTCCTGCGCATCCAGCCACGCCATCTCGCACTCTTCCAGCGCCGATTTAGCCGTCGCCTGCTGTTGCAGCGCCAGGGTGAGGTCCGCTTTGCGGCTCTGATCGTAGAGTGCTGAATCTGCCAGCTTTGACTCCGCCTCTGCCAGCTGCGCATTCAGCTTTTCCATCTGCTTTTCCAGCTTCTCAATCTGCTTACGCAACGGCTGAGTTTGCGTACGCAGCTCCGCTTCGCGGCGTTTTTGATCCTTACGGGCCTGCGCACTGTTAGCGGTATCCTGCTTTGGTTCGCTTACGCTGCTCTGCTTCTGCAGATCGCTCAGCCACTGCTGGTAATCTTCCAGGTCGCCATCAAAGGGTTCAACCTGGCCATCATGCACCAGATAGAGGTCATCGGTGGTAGAGCGGAGTAAGTGGCGATCGTGCGATACCACCACCAGCGCCCCCTCAAAATCGATCAGCGCCTCGGTCAGCGCCTGGCGCATATCGAGATCCAGGTGGTTGGTCGGTTCATCCAGCAGCAGCAGGTTAGGGCGTTGCCACACAATCAGCGCCAGCACCAGACGCGCCTTTTCGCCGCCGGAAAAACGCTGGGTGATTTCCGTCACCTTATCGCCCTGGAAGCCAAAGCCGCCCAGATAATCACGCAGCTGCTGTTCCAGCACCTTCGGCGCCAGACGAACCATATGCTGCAGAGGGGATTCATCAGCCTGTAAGAATTCCAGCTGATGCTGGGCGAAGTAACCGAACTTGATGCCTTTCGCCAGGCCGATATCGCCTTTCAGCGGGGCGAGATCGCCCGCCAGCATTTTGATCAGCGTGGATTTGCCCGCGCCGTTACGGCCCAGCAAACCAATGCGCGAACCAGGAACCAAATTCAGCTTGATGGAGTTAAGGATAATTTTATCGCCATATCCCGCGCTGACTTTCTCCATCTTCAGCAGGGGATTCGGCAAGCTTTCCGGCTCGCGGAAGCTGAAGGTGAAGGGGTTATCCACGTGCGCAGGGGCGATCAGCTCCATACGCTCCAGCATTTTGATACGGCTTTGCGCCTGCTTTGCCTTGCTGGCTTTCGCCTTAAAACGGTCAATAAAGCTTTGCAGGTGCGCCACTTTTTGCTGCTGGTTCTCAAACATCGACTGCTGCTGAGCCAGCTTGGTGGCGCGCTGGATCTCGAACGAGCTGTAGTTGCCGGTGTACTCAAACATCGACTGCTGTTCAATATGCAGAATTTTATCCACCACCGGATCGAGGAAGTCCCGATCGTGGGAGATCAGGATCAGCGTGCCCTGATAGCTGTTAAGCCAGCGCTCAAGCCAGATAACGGCGTCGAGATCCAGGTGGTTTGTGGGTTCATCCAGCAGAAGAAGATCGGAACGGCAGATCAGCGCCTGCGCCAGGTTAAGACGCATCCGCCAGCCGCCCGAAAAGTCGCTGACCGGACGCTGCAGCTGCTCCTGAGAAAAGCCCAAACCGTTCAGCAGGCTGGACGCGCGGGGCTGTATGGTCCAGGCCTGAATAGCATCCAGCTTGCCGTGCAGCGTAGCGATGGCGTGACCGTCGTTGATCTCATTGGCGTGAGCCAGTTCCGCCTCCAGCTGGCGGAACTCCCGGTCACCATCGATCACATACTCAATGGCCGGTTTGCTGAGCGCTGGCGTTTCCTGATTAACCCAGGCCAGCGACCAGTTGCCGGGATAGCTGAAACTGCCCGCATCGGCGCTTATCTCGTTCTTAAGCAGCGACAGCAGCGTGGATTTACCGCAGCCATTTTTCCCTACCAGGCCCACTTTCTGGCCCGGGTTGATGGTGGCTGTGGCATTGTCCAGCAGTACGCGGACACCGCGTCGAATTTGTAATGAAGAGAAGACAATCATAAGCGCCGTAATAGTCAGAATATGTTAAATTAAACCATCAATTTGATTTCGGAATCGCAAATTCCGTTGCGTCGTGCATGGTAGCGGAATTTCCCCGCCGTGACGATGATTTGGAGGGGAATGATGTCGCAGCCGCCTAAAGTTTTGCTGCTTTACGCACACC belongs to Erwinia pyri and includes:
- the tauA gene encoding taurine ABC transporter substrate-binding protein — encoded protein: MAGKFTLTLIAAALSLSSLSAQAVDVTVAYQTSAEPAKIAQADNTFARESGAKVEWRKFDSGSSVVRALASGDVQIGNIGSSPLAVAASQQVPIEVFLLASQLGNSEALVVKKSISSPKDLIGKRIAVPFISTTHYSLLSALKHWGIRPDQLQIVNLQPPAIIAAWQRGDIDGAYVWAPAVNELEKEGTVLTDSAQVGKWGSPTLDVWVVRKDFAEKHPDVVTAFARSALAAQKGYLDNPEQWLKEEGNLSKLSRLSGVPEQQIPGLVKGNTYLTAQQQVEQLGKPVDRAIIDTARFLKEQGKVPQAASDYSAYVTDRFVKPLAE
- the tauB gene encoding taurine ABC transporter ATP-binding subunit translates to MLRVSNLTARYGGQLALQDINLTIEPGELLVVLGPSGCGKTTLLNLIAGFLPAVSGSITLDGKVVTGPGAERGVVFQHEGLLPWRNVLDNVALGLQLAGVAKPQRRDIARQMLKKVGLEGAEKRFIWQLSGGMRQRVGIARALAANPQLLLLDEPFGALDAFTREQMQELLLNLWRESGKQVLLITHDIEEAVFLASTLILLSTGPGRVTERLSLDFGRRYAAGESCRSIKSDPAFIEKREYVLSQVFQQREVFS
- the tauC gene encoding taurine ABC transporter permease TauC, which translates into the protein MSLLSTEKPLPRRVRLSWPFSRQITLSAATLLVVLAIWWAVTALKLIAPLFLPAPYQVFHQLLTIASAQGFMDATLWQHLAASLTRIVIALLAAVVIGVPVGILMGLNETARGILDPLIELYRPVPPLAYLPLMVIWFGIGETSKILLIYLAIFAPVALSAVAGVKSAQQVRIRAAQALGGSRWQVLWYVILPGALPEILTGVRIGLGVGWSTLVAAELIAATRGLGFMVQSAGEFLATDVVLAGIAVIALIAFTLEVGLRALQRRLTPWHGEHV
- the tauD gene encoding taurine dioxygenase; the encoded protein is MNERLTIKALGPHIGAEVSDITLSRPLSDAQFEQLYHALIRHQVLFFRHQPVTPQQQRALAAQFGDLHIHPVYPHAPGVEEIIVLDTHDNNPPDNDNWHTDVTFIATPPAGAILAAKRLPESGGDTLWASGIAAYEALSDSFKTLLSGLQAEHDFTKSFQEFKHRGSEEEHARWKLAVEKNPPLLHPVIRTHPVSGRQALFVNEGFTTRIVGIPQKESEALLGFLFAHITKPEFQVRWRWQENDIAIWDNRVTQHYANADYMPQRRIMHRATILGDKPFWRG
- a CDS encoding ABC transporter ATP-binding protein, producing the protein MIVFSSLQIRRGVRVLLDNATATINPGQKVGLVGKNGCGKSTLLSLLKNEISADAGSFSYPGNWSLAWVNQETPALSKPAIEYVIDGDREFRQLEAELAHANEINDGHAIATLHGKLDAIQAWTIQPRASSLLNGLGFSQEQLQRPVSDFSGGWRMRLNLAQALICRSDLLLLDEPTNHLDLDAVIWLERWLNSYQGTLILISHDRDFLDPVVDKILHIEQQSMFEYTGNYSSFEIQRATKLAQQQSMFENQQQKVAHLQSFIDRFKAKASKAKQAQSRIKMLERMELIAPAHVDNPFTFSFREPESLPNPLLKMEKVSAGYGDKIILNSIKLNLVPGSRIGLLGRNGAGKSTLIKMLAGDLAPLKGDIGLAKGIKFGYFAQHQLEFLQADESPLQHMVRLAPKVLEQQLRDYLGGFGFQGDKVTEITQRFSGGEKARLVLALIVWQRPNLLLLDEPTNHLDLDMRQALTEALIDFEGALVVVSHDRHLLRSTTDDLYLVHDGQVEPFDGDLEDYQQWLSDLQKQSSVSEPKQDTANSAQARKDQKRREAELRTQTQPLRKQIEKLEKQMEKLNAQLAEAESKLADSALYDQSRKADLTLALQQQATAKSALEECEMAWLDAQEQLEVMLAS